Proteins encoded in a region of the Halictus rubicundus isolate RS-2024b unplaced genomic scaffold, iyHalRubi1_principal scaffold0143, whole genome shotgun sequence genome:
- the LOC143363832 gene encoding uncharacterized protein LOC143363832: MNPTPGKSTDNDTKGGDEADKKEKQSEKLDEETIYEMKVDQLKKELKARGLSLVGKKWELRTRLLVAMQDDTKKETEDEDETTEDDEESSEEEEDGEQRNRKRNRKRKESKFTIKDVEGSLCYFTGDDKRQVQKWISDFEDTSELLGWDSIQSFIYGKKMLQGSAKKFVTFEKGITSWEKLKRCLIREFHVRKINAEVHAQLYRRKKLPSETSRQYIYEMQEIAEQGDIEEDALIQHIVDGIPDSNESNKAILYSARSLRALKKNLEVEVYIRGGEITIRPVNIAVSGLKETCECDRTNDVVSDDVRNEVGKLMQINYVEESELDVSQKYRERINALVTNYQPARDTNTSVETKIVLRSEETIYHRPRRLAPREKAVLDKQIGEWLEKGIIYPSTSEFSSPVVIVPKKNGEYRVCIDYRKINRQMLRDRFPMPLIEDSIDSLAEARVFSLIDLKSGFLHVPSALSSEPVLRIYSPTAETELHTDASKEGYGAVLLQKDIGEKMLHPVHYMSRKTSDAEKNYHSYELELLAVIRAVQKFRVYLLGDIAPKVARWALTLEEFDYEVEHRSGSQLRHVDALSRYPVRVIEDRLMNTLRARQEEDDRIRAIKQVLQSEPYKDYVMENNLVMKQVGDKRVMVLPASMYNEVIRREHENGHFGVKKMDEKIIEEFYIPKLSEKLERLNLLVILTAPQGTPEDNNESKDV; this comes from the exons ATGAATCCAACACCAGGAAAGAGTACAGACAACGATACGAAAGGCGGAGATGAGGCTGACAAGAAGGAAAAACAGAGTGAGAAGCTGGATGAGGAAACGATATACGAAATGAAGGTAGACCAATTGAAAAAAGAATTGAAAGCCCGCGGTTTGTCATTGGTGGGGAAGAAATGGGAACTGCGTACGCGATTGTTAGTAGCCATGCAAGAtgatacgaaaaaagaaaccgAAGATGAAGATGAGACCACGGAGGATGACGAGGAAAGCAgtgaagaagaggaagacggAGAACAGAGGAACAGGAAGAGGAACCGGAAGCGAAAGGAAAGCAAATTTACCATCAAAGACGTAGAGGGTAGTCTTTGCTATTTCACTGGAGACGATAAACGACAGGTTCAAAAGTGGATATCGGATTTCGAAGATACAAGCGAGTTATTAGGCTGGGATAGCATACAGAGTTTTATATATGGCAAAAAAATGTTGCAAGGATCAGCAAAAAAATTCGTGACGTTTGAAAAGGGAATCACGTCGTGGGAAAAATTGAAACGTTGTCTAATCCGTGAATTCCATGTTCGGAAAATCAACGCGGAAGTGCACGCCCAGCTGTATCGGCGAAAGAAATTACCCAGTGAGACCAGTCGGCAATACATTTATGAAATGCAAGAGATAGCGGAGCAAGGAGACATCGAGGAAGATGCTCTTATACAGCATATAGTTGACGGTATACCGGATAGCAACGAGTCAAATAAAGCAATTCTGTATAGTGCTAGAAGTTTACGAGCATTAAAGAAAAATCTGGAG GTAGAAGTGTACATTCGCGGCGGTGAGATTACCATAAGACCGGTGAATATCGCGGTTTCGGGATTGAAAGAGACGTGTGAGTGTGACAGAACGAATGATGTCGTATCGGACGACGTAAGGAACGAAGTAGGGAAGCTGATGCAAATTAATTACGTGGAAGAGAGTGAATTAGACGTGTCTCAAAAATACCGCGAGAGAATAAACGCGTTAGTTACGAATTATCAGCCAGCGAGAGATACGAATACGTCGGTAGAGACAAAGATCGTGTTGCGCAGTGAGGAGACGATTTATCATCGTCCGAGGCGGCTGGCTCCAAGAGAGAAAGCGGTGTTAGACAAACAGATAGGTGAGTGGCTGGAGAAGGGCATAATATACCCCAGCACCAGCGAATTTTCGAGTCCAGTGGTGATTGTGCCGAAAAAGAATGGGGAATACCGGGTGTGTATAGATtatagaaaaataaacagaCAAATGCTGCGCGATAGATTTCCCATGCCTCTTATAGAAGACAGTATAGATTCTTTAGCAGAAGCGCGAGTGTTCTCGTTGATAGATTTAAAGAGCGGGTTTTTACATGTACCG AGTGCGTTATCGAGCGAGCCGGTGTTGCGTATTTACAGTCCGACGGCGGAGACCGAATTACATACAGACGCGAGTAAAGAGGGATATGGCGCGGTGCTGCTGCAGAAAGATATAGGAGAAAAAATGTTGCATCCAGTGCATTACATGAGTAGGAAAACTTCCGATGCCGAAAAGAATTATCATTCGTACGAACTCGAATTATTGGCGGTTATAAGAGCGGTGCAAAAGTTTAGGGTGTATTTGTTAGGA GATATAGCACCTAAGGTCGCGAGATGGGCGTTGACATTAGAGGAGTTCGATTACGAAGTCGAGCACCGATCGGGATCTCAGTTGCGTCACGTCGATGCGTTAAGTCGGTACCCCGTTCGCGTGATCGAGGACAGATTAATGAATACGTTGCGTGCGAGGCAAGAGGAAGATGACCGAATCCGAGCGATAAAGCAGGTGCTACAAAGCGAACCCTATAAAGACTACGTCATGGAAAATAATCTCGTCATGAAACAAGTTGGAGATAAGAGAGTTATGGTCCTACCAGCTTCTATGTACAATGAGGTCATCAGGAGGGAGCACGAGAATGGGCATTTCGGAGTAAAGAAGATGGATgagaaaattatcgaagaatTTTATATACCGAAATTGTCGGAGAAACTGGAGAG ATTGAATCTTCTCGTAATACTAACGGCTCCACAGGGCACGCCCGAAGACAACAATGAGAGTAAGGATGTGTGA